The following coding sequences are from one Paenibacillus stellifer window:
- the gcvPB gene encoding aminomethyl-transferring glycine dehydrogenase subunit GcvPB yields MKPEQSLIFELSRPGRSAYSLPECDVPEEKLEDLLPAGLLREEPAALPEVSEVDVIRHYTALSRRNFGVDNGFYPLGSCTMKYNPKINEDVARFSGFAKIHPYQPEESIQGALELLHTLQSDIAALTGMDAVSLQPAAGAHGEWTGLMMIKAYHEARGEERTKVIVPDSSHGTNPASASAAGLTTVTIPSTPQGMVDLDALKAAVGSDTAALMLTNPSTLGLFETQIVEIAEIVHEAGGLLYYDGANSNAIMGITRPGDMGFDVVHLNLHKTMSTPHGGGGPGAGPVGVKAKLIPFLPSPTVAKNEDGSFSLKDSGPQSIGRVKAYYGNFGILVRAYTYIRTYGPDGLREVSENAVLNANYMLSRLAPYFEVPYPGICKHEFVLSGKNLKQYGVRTLDVAKRLLDFGYHPPTVYFPLTVEECLMIEPTETESKETLDGFIETMIQIVREAEETPEIVLKAPHTTEISRLDETQAARKPVLNCACS; encoded by the coding sequence ATGAAACCGGAACAGAGCCTGATCTTTGAACTGAGCCGCCCTGGCCGTTCGGCCTATTCCCTGCCGGAATGCGATGTGCCGGAAGAGAAGCTGGAGGACCTTCTGCCCGCCGGTCTGCTGCGGGAAGAGCCTGCGGCTCTGCCGGAGGTGTCCGAGGTGGATGTCATCCGCCACTACACCGCCCTGTCCCGCCGCAACTTCGGCGTAGACAACGGCTTCTATCCGCTCGGCTCCTGTACGATGAAATACAATCCGAAAATCAATGAGGATGTCGCCCGCTTCTCCGGCTTCGCCAAGATTCATCCGTACCAGCCGGAAGAGAGCATTCAGGGCGCTCTGGAGCTGCTGCATACGCTGCAAAGCGACATCGCCGCCCTGACCGGCATGGACGCCGTATCGCTTCAGCCGGCGGCCGGCGCCCATGGCGAGTGGACTGGCCTGATGATGATCAAGGCCTACCACGAAGCCCGCGGCGAGGAACGGACGAAGGTCATCGTCCCTGACTCTTCCCACGGCACGAACCCGGCGAGCGCATCGGCAGCCGGTCTCACCACGGTTACGATTCCTTCGACGCCGCAGGGCATGGTCGATCTGGATGCCTTGAAAGCGGCGGTCGGTTCCGACACCGCTGCGCTCATGCTGACGAACCCGAGCACGCTCGGCCTGTTCGAGACCCAGATCGTGGAGATCGCCGAGATCGTTCATGAAGCCGGCGGCCTGCTCTACTACGATGGAGCCAACTCGAACGCCATCATGGGCATTACGCGCCCCGGCGATATGGGCTTCGACGTCGTGCATCTGAATTTGCACAAGACGATGAGCACACCGCATGGCGGCGGCGGTCCCGGAGCAGGTCCAGTCGGCGTGAAGGCGAAGCTGATTCCGTTCCTCCCTTCGCCGACCGTGGCAAAGAACGAGGACGGCAGCTTCTCCCTGAAGGACAGCGGCCCGCAGTCGATCGGACGGGTGAAGGCCTACTACGGCAACTTCGGCATCCTGGTCCGCGCGTACACCTATATCCGGACCTACGGGCCGGATGGTCTGCGCGAGGTATCGGAGAACGCCGTGCTGAACGCCAATTACATGCTGAGCCGGCTGGCGCCTTATTTCGAGGTTCCTTATCCGGGCATCTGCAAGCATGAATTCGTCCTGTCCGGCAAAAATCTGAAGCAGTACGGCGTCCGCACGCTGGATGTCGCCAAGCGCCTGCTCGATTTCGGCTACCATCCGCCGACTGTCTACTTCCCGCTTACGGTCGAGGAATGCCTCATGATCGAGCCGACCGAGACGGAGAGCAAGGAGACGCTCGACGGCTTCATCGAGACGATGATCCAGATCGTACGCGAGGCCGAGGAGACGCCGGAGATCGTACTGAAAGCGCCGCATACAACGGAAATCAGCCGATTGGATGAGACGCAGGCTGCCCGTAAGCCGGTGCTGAACTGCGCCTGCAGCTAA
- a CDS encoding helix-turn-helix transcriptional regulator, translated as MSKSKRLLELMQTVNRKKKFTVGELAREFGVSRRTILRDLQELGELGVPLYSEVGPSGGYQVLNERILPPIAFREEEAVALFFASHALRHYSNLPFEGEAQTALQKFYHYMSGEVRDRIDEMKNRVDFVIPERTAGAPYLQALLDASVLQKVIRIGYRTAGGVSERDIQPIGIYASSGLWYCPAYCFLRGSVRLFRCDRIASVSDQAPNRQALDLSQIHLGNWEGAFPETEKYIPCRVALTEEGVRVCQAELGRRTLIQIREDGSGAVDGTIPVSELPYFATLFIGLGNDAEVLEPPELIELMKKKLQALLEKYSAK; from the coding sequence ATCTCCAAATCCAAACGCCTGCTGGAGCTTATGCAGACCGTGAACCGGAAGAAAAAGTTCACCGTAGGAGAGTTGGCCCGGGAATTCGGGGTCTCGCGGCGGACGATTTTGCGGGATCTGCAAGAGCTTGGTGAGCTTGGCGTCCCCCTTTATTCGGAGGTCGGTCCGAGCGGAGGGTATCAGGTGCTGAATGAGCGGATTCTTCCGCCGATCGCCTTCCGGGAGGAGGAGGCGGTCGCGCTGTTCTTCGCCAGCCACGCCCTGCGGCATTATTCCAATCTCCCCTTCGAGGGGGAAGCTCAAACCGCACTGCAGAAATTCTATCATTATATGTCGGGGGAAGTGCGCGACCGGATCGACGAGATGAAGAACCGGGTCGACTTCGTCATACCGGAGCGGACGGCGGGAGCGCCTTATCTGCAAGCGCTGCTGGATGCTTCGGTTCTTCAGAAGGTTATCCGCATTGGATACCGGACGGCGGGCGGCGTGTCGGAGCGCGACATCCAGCCGATCGGCATTTATGCGAGCAGCGGACTGTGGTACTGCCCGGCTTACTGCTTCCTGCGGGGAAGCGTCAGGCTGTTCCGGTGCGACCGGATCGCCAGCGTAAGCGACCAGGCGCCGAACCGGCAGGCTCTTGATTTGAGCCAGATTCATCTGGGGAATTGGGAGGGGGCTTTTCCGGAAACGGAGAAATACATCCCCTGCCGCGTCGCACTGACCGAGGAAGGCGTCCGGGTATGCCAGGCGGAGCTGGGACGGCGGACGCTGATTCAGATCAGAGAAGATGGATCGGGAGCCGTCGACGGGACCATTCCAGTCAGCGAGCTTCCGTATTTCGCCACTCTGTTCATCGGACTCGGGAACGACGCCGAGGTGCTGGAGCCGCCGGAGCTGATCGAGCTGATGAAGAAGAAGCTGCAGGCGCTGCTGGAGAAGTATTCCGCCAAGTGA
- a CDS encoding DinB family protein: MQDSQAVTEMKKLLFEELELIARTTGALLRLVAPEHWEYRPRDNMRTLLELAQHLVAIPYVDLLILQEHPHNDIQQAEAEIDRERTAEPLSAWMSKGLSDLKAYMEGLSDEDFLYKTTKPFYLEHGTAQAKWLIEIVTHAQHHRAQLFNYMKELGYEVNMSHLY, encoded by the coding sequence ATGCAGGATTCGCAAGCCGTCACAGAAATGAAGAAGCTGCTGTTCGAAGAATTGGAATTGATCGCAAGAACAACCGGAGCCCTGCTCCGTCTGGTTGCGCCGGAACACTGGGAATATCGCCCCCGGGATAATATGCGGACGCTGCTTGAGCTCGCGCAGCATCTGGTCGCCATTCCTTATGTGGATCTGCTGATTCTGCAGGAGCACCCTCATAACGATATCCAGCAGGCCGAAGCGGAGATCGATCGGGAGCGCACGGCTGAGCCTCTCTCGGCATGGATGAGCAAAGGTTTGTCAGACCTGAAAGCGTACATGGAGGGCTTGAGCGACGAGGATTTTCTGTACAAGACGACGAAACCTTTCTATCTGGAGCATGGCACGGCCCAGGCCAAATGGCTGATTGAGATTGTCACCCATGCCCAGCATCACCGGGCCCAGCTGTTTAATTATATGAAGGAATTGGGCTATGAGGTGAACATGTCCCATCTGTATTGA
- a CDS encoding alpha/beta fold hydrolase has translation MNEHLAAPPGMVYTRKYLKRPDTVLSYLDFGGSGEPLIALHGHMNEGLFARGLASSLAGEYRIIALDQRGHGESEQPAGYENDRYVDDLLALLKHLGLDRVILLGHSLGGVVAYRMAARRPELVTALIIEDIGAAVNDDLSFVLNWPQRMPTKEALVEAMGRLGPAFAYSMREYEDGWGLPFVPEDMVTSQKLLNGDHWKDWLATDCPALLLHGTSSSCLSFEMAEDMAARRPNTKLVHIEAGHAIHFDNPVRYLEEVTRFLQSLGTAD, from the coding sequence ATGAATGAGCATTTGGCGGCGCCCCCCGGCATGGTGTATACCCGAAAATACTTGAAACGTCCGGACACCGTGCTGTCCTACCTCGATTTCGGCGGAAGCGGCGAGCCGCTGATCGCGCTGCACGGCCATATGAATGAAGGCCTGTTCGCCCGGGGGCTCGCCTCCTCCCTTGCCGGGGAGTATCGCATCATTGCCCTTGACCAGCGTGGCCACGGCGAGTCGGAGCAGCCGGCCGGCTACGAGAATGACCGGTATGTCGACGATCTTCTCGCGCTGCTGAAGCATCTGGGGCTCGACCGGGTCATCCTGCTCGGCCACTCGCTCGGCGGCGTCGTCGCCTACCGGATGGCCGCCCGCCGCCCCGAGTTAGTGACGGCGTTGATCATTGAAGATATCGGCGCGGCGGTAAATGACGATTTAAGCTTTGTGCTGAACTGGCCGCAGCGGATGCCGACCAAGGAGGCATTGGTGGAGGCGATGGGCCGGCTCGGACCGGCTTTTGCATACTCCATGAGAGAGTATGAAGACGGCTGGGGACTGCCATTTGTCCCCGAAGACATGGTGACGTCGCAGAAGCTCCTGAACGGCGACCACTGGAAGGACTGGCTGGCGACGGACTGCCCCGCCCTGCTGCTCCACGGCACGTCAAGTTCATGCCTCAGCTTCGAAATGGCGGAGGACATGGCTGCGAGAAGACCGAACACGAAGCTGGTTCATATCGAAGCCGGCCATGCCATCCATTTCGACAATCCGGTCCGCTATTTGGAGGAAGTGACCCGCTTCCTGCAATCCCTCGGGACGGCGGACTAA
- a CDS encoding efflux RND transporter permease subunit, with translation MERLTKWAFGNKAAAGLLIVMALVVGVMSYTSLPMEFMPEADNPQVTITTLAPGQNAQAMEENVTKPIEAAVNSVKGKTEMTSSSGDGYQQVNINFDSKTNMKDATQEVQKAIDALQFPQGVMRPFVLQLNTSMIPVSEITLSFKDGINEDTLNKAETVIIPELQKIEGVSSVSLYGKTSPQVSVKLDPTRMAAKGVSIAQVTGLLQGRSVSATIGEQTIGGQTGNVGIVSQIDSVDTLKALPVTAGVKLADIASVQVSADQESVSRSNGKDVLFAIVMKEANANAVDVGNKVEDTVDKINKDVEGATAEVVFSTSGMVVDSVNSMMREVLLGALFATIVILIFLRNFRATLVTIISIPLSLAVTLYLLDVSGITLNIITLGGVAVAVGRLVDDSIVVIENIYRRLQKEPFSIEMMISATKEVAGAITASTIATVAVFLPMGLLRGSLQAFLLPFALTVTYSLLTSLVVALTVVPLLSSRLLRNTSMKEHEPSRWFSRFLEWNLNRKWVSLSIGLIVLIGSIAAYVNMPKGALDASDASFISVELKYPNDTPVSEVLAQGKKLEQALMKQSQAETVLMQSGNSSDAAKWGNVSSVTAVDFTVAMKKNADSEAFVNTVRGLQSSYPGATLTASAQSMMGSSSTSEYVDITGDDLTKITAVADQVMTKVKTIDGVRKISSNMEDTKPVFSFRVDPAQANAQEIAMQLSAVLNPVPLGQMELNGAPAAVVMAPIAQPASQQDLEKLTIMTSEGPKALSSLAKLEVKDEPAMLYHKEGKPYVRITADVDPKKVSEIGASIKKETDAITLPTGVNLYAGGASADQSGDFKDLGMTALISIGLVYLIMVVTFKTLRAPLAIMFSLPLAAIGAVVGLLISGVTPDFTALFGALMLIGIVVTNAIVLIDRVKHNEAHMTIREALLEAAGTRMRPILMTAIATICAMLPLLFGHSEQGSIVSQSLAIVVVGGLTAATVLTLIVVPAIYELFYFRRSARQRRQALKQAA, from the coding sequence ATGGAAAGGTTAACCAAATGGGCTTTTGGCAACAAGGCGGCCGCAGGGCTGCTGATCGTCATGGCGCTCGTCGTGGGAGTGATGAGTTACACTTCGCTGCCGATGGAATTTATGCCGGAGGCGGATAATCCGCAGGTGACGATTACGACGCTTGCACCGGGGCAGAACGCCCAGGCTATGGAGGAGAATGTGACGAAGCCGATCGAGGCCGCTGTCAATTCGGTAAAGGGCAAAACGGAAATGACGTCTTCATCCGGAGACGGCTATCAGCAGGTTAACATTAACTTTGATTCCAAGACAAATATGAAGGATGCTACGCAGGAGGTGCAGAAGGCGATAGATGCCCTGCAGTTCCCGCAGGGAGTGATGCGGCCCTTCGTGCTGCAGCTGAACACCTCCATGATTCCGGTATCCGAAATCACGCTGTCCTTTAAGGACGGAATCAACGAGGATACGCTGAATAAGGCGGAGACGGTCATCATTCCAGAGCTTCAGAAGATTGAGGGAGTCTCCAGCGTCTCGCTGTACGGCAAAACCTCGCCGCAGGTGTCGGTGAAGCTTGATCCGACGCGCATGGCGGCCAAGGGAGTCAGCATCGCCCAGGTAACGGGCCTTCTGCAGGGCCGCAGCGTCTCGGCTACCATCGGGGAGCAGACGATCGGCGGACAGACAGGAAACGTGGGCATCGTCTCCCAGATCGACAGCGTCGATACGCTGAAGGCTCTGCCTGTCACGGCGGGAGTGAAGCTTGCCGATATCGCATCGGTGCAGGTAAGTGCCGATCAGGAAAGCGTCAGCCGCTCGAACGGCAAGGATGTGCTGTTCGCGATCGTCATGAAGGAAGCGAACGCCAACGCGGTCGATGTCGGGAATAAGGTTGAGGATACCGTCGACAAGATCAACAAAGACGTGGAAGGCGCGACGGCGGAAGTGGTATTCAGCACGTCGGGCATGGTCGTCGATTCCGTCAACAGCATGATGCGCGAGGTGCTGCTCGGAGCGCTGTTCGCCACAATTGTCATCCTGATCTTCCTGCGCAACTTCCGCGCGACGCTGGTTACGATCATTTCCATTCCGTTGTCGCTGGCCGTTACGCTGTATCTTCTCGATGTTTCCGGCATCACGCTGAACATCATTACGCTTGGCGGTGTGGCCGTGGCGGTCGGACGCCTCGTGGACGACAGTATCGTGGTTATCGAGAACATCTACCGCAGATTGCAAAAAGAGCCGTTCTCCATCGAGATGATGATCTCCGCAACGAAGGAAGTGGCAGGCGCGATTACAGCTTCCACCATCGCAACGGTGGCGGTGTTCCTGCCGATGGGTCTGCTTCGGGGCAGCCTGCAGGCGTTCCTGCTGCCCTTCGCCCTGACGGTTACCTATTCGCTGCTGACCTCGCTGGTCGTGGCCTTGACCGTCGTTCCGCTGCTCAGCTCCCGGCTGTTGCGGAATACGTCCATGAAGGAGCATGAGCCTTCAAGATGGTTCAGCCGGTTCCTGGAATGGAACCTGAACCGCAAGTGGGTGTCGCTGTCCATCGGACTCATCGTGCTGATCGGCTCGATCGCTGCCTATGTGAACATGCCGAAAGGCGCGCTGGACGCGTCCGACGCCAGCTTCATATCGGTTGAACTGAAATATCCAAACGACACTCCGGTCTCCGAGGTGCTGGCACAGGGCAAGAAGCTGGAGCAGGCACTGATGAAGCAGTCCCAGGCCGAGACCGTGCTGATGCAATCGGGGAACAGCTCCGACGCCGCCAAATGGGGAAATGTCAGCTCGGTGACGGCTGTTGATTTCACAGTAGCGATGAAGAAGAACGCTGACTCTGAAGCCTTTGTCAACACAGTCCGGGGACTTCAGAGCTCATATCCCGGGGCTACGCTTACCGCCAGCGCGCAGAGCATGATGGGCTCAAGCTCTACAAGTGAATATGTTGACATCACCGGCGATGATCTGACCAAGATTACAGCGGTGGCGGATCAGGTCATGACCAAGGTCAAAACCATCGACGGCGTCCGCAAAATATCCAGCAACATGGAGGATACGAAGCCGGTCTTCTCCTTCCGCGTCGATCCGGCCCAGGCCAACGCGCAGGAAATCGCCATGCAGCTGTCTGCGGTGCTGAATCCCGTGCCGCTCGGCCAGATGGAGCTGAACGGAGCCCCCGCGGCGGTCGTCATGGCGCCGATTGCACAGCCTGCTTCTCAGCAGGATCTGGAGAAGCTGACCATCATGACTTCGGAAGGGCCGAAGGCTCTGTCTTCCCTGGCGAAGCTGGAAGTCAAGGATGAGCCGGCCATGCTGTACCACAAGGAAGGCAAGCCTTATGTGCGGATTACGGCTGATGTCGATCCGAAGAAGGTATCCGAGATCGGCGCCTCCATCAAGAAGGAGACGGACGCCATCACGCTGCCTACCGGCGTGAACCTCTATGCAGGCGGCGCCTCCGCCGACCAGTCAGGCGACTTCAAGGATCTCGGCATGACCGCCCTGATCTCCATCGGCCTCGTCTATCTGATCATGGTGGTTACCTTCAAGACGCTGCGTGCTCCGCTTGCCATCATGTTCTCGCTGCCGCTCGCTGCTATCGGCGCCGTGGTCGGCCTGCTGATCTCGGGCGTTACGCCGGACTTCACCGCTCTGTTCGGCGCATTGATGCTGATCGGCATCGTGGTCACGAACGCCATCGTGCTGATCGACCGCGTCAAGCATAACGAGGCGCATATGACGATCCGGGAAGCGCTGCTGGAAGCGGCCGGAACGCGGATGCGGCCGATTCTGATGACGGCCATCGCCACGATCTGCGCCATGCTGCCGCTCTTGTTCGGCCATTCCGAGCAGGGCAGCATCGTCTCCCAGAGCCTCGCGATCGTCGTGGTCGGCGGTCTCACCGCCGCCACCGTGCTGACGCTGATCGTCGTTCCGGCGATCTACGAGCTGTTCTACTTCCGCCGGTCGGCCCGCCAGCGCAGACAGGCGCTGAAACAGGCCGCATAA
- a CDS encoding helix-turn-helix domain-containing protein: MSAGIWSGKKGYWYTVDEMTEEERRSFGHAVTDETHPAGTLHRLADALCSPFRLPPDRMVETLRDEIGGIASFIPIPFAAFLTDEHGFILDVISHSLPFRVSGLEVGYNLAKGSCGLNAVSLSMEKNGIGVVRGDEHTLPIFRNWNCVSAPLEWNGDIRGYIDLSFESDCRVEFAIPFVKLLSLNAASRLMVEERVLHERRKEHLEPLFEEFRLSPREKEIAQAWMARKSALYIANELGIAEGTVRNMVRSIYTKMNVGDRWQFMSKLAPPRSEYRN; encoded by the coding sequence ATGAGCGCTGGGATCTGGAGCGGCAAGAAGGGGTACTGGTATACGGTTGATGAAATGACGGAAGAGGAGAGACGCTCGTTCGGGCATGCGGTAACGGATGAGACACACCCCGCCGGAACCCTGCACCGGCTTGCGGATGCGCTGTGCAGCCCGTTCAGGCTGCCCCCTGACAGGATGGTGGAGACGCTGCGGGATGAAATCGGTGGAATCGCCTCGTTTATCCCGATCCCCTTTGCCGCTTTTTTGACGGATGAGCACGGGTTCATTCTGGATGTGATTTCGCATTCCCTGCCGTTTCGGGTCTCGGGCCTTGAGGTGGGGTACAACCTGGCCAAAGGCAGCTGCGGGCTTAATGCCGTTTCGCTCTCTATGGAGAAGAACGGTATCGGAGTCGTCCGGGGCGATGAGCACACCCTGCCGATCTTCCGGAACTGGAATTGTGTGAGTGCGCCGCTGGAATGGAACGGGGACATCCGCGGGTACATCGATCTGTCATTTGAGAGCGACTGCCGGGTCGAATTTGCCATTCCCTTCGTCAAGCTGCTGTCGCTCAATGCGGCCTCCCGCCTTATGGTAGAGGAACGCGTCCTGCATGAACGCCGAAAGGAGCATCTGGAGCCCCTGTTTGAGGAGTTCCGGCTGTCTCCCCGGGAGAAGGAAATAGCCCAGGCCTGGATGGCCCGCAAAAGCGCCCTGTATATCGCCAATGAACTCGGGATCGCCGAAGGGACAGTCCGAAATATGGTCCGCAGTATTTATACGAAAATGAATGTAGGCGACCGCTGGCAGTTCATGAGCAAGCTGGCGCCGCCGAGAAGCGAATACCGCAATTAA
- a CDS encoding copper amine oxidase N-terminal domain-containing protein, whose protein sequence is MKKTLPVLLSTVMLSGMISLSAAAAPASITVKVDQQTLDLKGHAPVQDHGSILVPLRPVFEKLGLQVVFDAKSGSITGTKDGLLIKLQLGSKKASLNGVARTLTSAPKMIDGTVYVPLRFIGEAAGGSVTWDAKQGLVSILPGSQNSVQVDGEKEITAFFKQYEDYSNKEPFL, encoded by the coding sequence ATGAAAAAGACTTTGCCCGTCTTATTGTCAACAGTCATGCTGTCCGGAATGATCAGTCTCAGCGCGGCAGCCGCCCCTGCTTCCATTACCGTCAAAGTGGACCAGCAGACCCTGGACCTGAAAGGCCATGCTCCGGTACAGGATCACGGCTCGATCCTCGTTCCGCTGCGGCCCGTGTTCGAGAAGCTTGGCCTGCAGGTCGTCTTTGACGCGAAATCAGGCTCCATTACCGGCACCAAAGACGGACTCCTGATCAAGCTGCAATTGGGAAGTAAAAAAGCCAGCCTGAACGGCGTGGCCCGGACTCTAACCTCTGCCCCGAAAATGATCGACGGCACCGTCTATGTGCCGCTGCGCTTCATCGGAGAAGCCGCAGGCGGTTCCGTAACGTGGGACGCCAAGCAAGGCCTTGTCTCCATTCTCCCCGGCAGTCAGAACTCAGTTCAGGTTGACGGGGAGAAGGAAATCACCGCTTTCTTCAAGCAGTATGAGGACTATTCCAACAAGGAGCCATTCCTGTAA
- a CDS encoding IS110 family transposase has translation MKYKQSKKQNQRITRISENTLVVGADIAKDTHVARAIDFRGIELGKDCVFSNTRAGLEQLVQWMKELQQEHAKSDVLFGIEPTGHYWFTLAEYLGRQGIPLVIVNPHHVHKSKELEDNSPTKNDYKDAKVIADLVRNGKYSEPKLPTSVYADLRILMNLREKIMVNFGQVQRRVQNWLDRFFPEYTQVFKDWEGKASRITLSEFPTPGEIVEMGTEAIVQRWKKDVKRAVGAKRALHLMETARRSIGLTEGLPGAKVEIKTLLEQYEMFARQLEEILAEVERLLAQIPGTKEMLTVPGVAVVTLAGFLAEVGDLSGYEHGQQIIRLAGLNLKENSSGKKKGKSSITKRGRARLRALLFRAVMPMVAKNAEFKALHQYFTKRSQNPLKKKQSLVALCGKLIRVLHTLGTKQVPYNANDVLGPVRQAQLQMAA, from the coding sequence ATGAAGTATAAACAATCGAAGAAACAGAATCAACGAATCACCCGAATTTCCGAAAATACCCTCGTGGTCGGCGCAGATATCGCCAAAGATACCCATGTGGCTCGCGCCATAGACTTTCGAGGGATCGAACTGGGTAAGGATTGTGTGTTCTCTAATACCCGTGCCGGACTCGAGCAACTGGTTCAGTGGATGAAGGAGCTTCAGCAGGAGCATGCCAAGAGTGACGTCCTCTTCGGTATTGAGCCCACCGGACACTACTGGTTTACGCTGGCGGAATATTTAGGGCGGCAGGGCATTCCTTTGGTCATTGTGAATCCGCATCACGTACACAAAAGCAAAGAACTGGAAGACAATTCACCCACGAAAAATGACTATAAAGATGCCAAGGTCATTGCCGATTTGGTGCGAAACGGGAAGTACAGCGAGCCCAAACTGCCAACGAGCGTTTACGCCGACCTGCGGATTCTCATGAATCTTCGGGAGAAGATCATGGTGAACTTCGGGCAGGTGCAAAGACGGGTGCAGAACTGGCTGGACCGCTTTTTTCCGGAGTACACGCAGGTCTTCAAAGACTGGGAAGGCAAGGCATCACGCATTACGCTTAGCGAGTTTCCAACGCCAGGAGAAATCGTAGAGATGGGCACAGAGGCCATTGTCCAGCGGTGGAAAAAAGACGTAAAACGAGCCGTAGGGGCGAAACGAGCGCTGCACCTCATGGAAACGGCGAGGCGTTCCATCGGGCTTACGGAAGGACTTCCCGGAGCGAAAGTGGAGATCAAGACGCTTCTGGAGCAGTATGAGATGTTCGCCAGACAACTCGAAGAGATTCTGGCCGAGGTGGAACGTCTCCTTGCTCAAATTCCGGGAACGAAAGAGATGCTTACCGTTCCGGGCGTAGCCGTAGTTACGTTGGCAGGGTTTCTCGCCGAAGTCGGGGATCTGAGCGGTTACGAGCATGGACAGCAGATTATTCGGCTCGCCGGACTAAACCTCAAGGAGAACAGTTCGGGAAAGAAAAAGGGCAAATCCAGTATTACTAAACGTGGACGCGCACGCCTAAGGGCGCTGCTGTTCCGGGCGGTGATGCCCATGGTGGCAAAGAACGCCGAGTTTAAGGCACTGCACCAGTATTTCACCAAGCGAAGTCAAAATCCGCTCAAGAAAAAGCAATCCCTTGTAGCCTTGTGTGGGAAGCTCATTCGCGTGCTTCATACGCTCGGAACCAAGCAGGTTCCGTACAACGCAAACGACGTGTTAGGGCCGGTGCGTCAGGCTCAGTTACAGATGGCAGCTTAA
- a CDS encoding ABC transporter permease yields the protein MRNIWTIAVNLVRRMIGQRRGLMTYLIIPCIIISVIISLTGNDGSGKDAVLYSNLDTGPAGAHVIAELEKTGDYRLVKQNGGQEVKQGIIDEKGQAGLIIPADYTAKLLAGGQSQIQIYELKASETSVTLKMKASELGDRLRVLASAASQASGGTAEVRLASVLEQAGKHQVGSVRTDYNLYPRTGMDTVTGFMLMFLMAMVTSSVSFIMDDRKQRTMMRMYSAPVRSYEIAIGNFLGSLTVGIIQVAAVLAIARFGLGYNFGVPMSIYFLALAGFMLVSMGLASTAAGLIRNPNNTGMLNALILTPTCMLGGCFWPISIMPDYMQKAANFVPQKWAIEAAELAATGSGWSELWLPFAVLGLMAAVLLAIGSAILRPSEAAI from the coding sequence ATGCGTAACATTTGGACGATAGCTGTAAATCTGGTGAGACGGATGATCGGCCAGCGCAGAGGTCTGATGACATATCTGATTATTCCATGCATTATTATATCCGTCATTATCTCCCTGACCGGCAATGACGGCTCTGGCAAGGATGCGGTGCTGTACAGCAATCTCGATACCGGACCGGCGGGCGCCCATGTCATTGCGGAGCTGGAGAAGACAGGGGATTATCGCCTCGTGAAGCAGAACGGCGGGCAGGAGGTCAAGCAAGGGATTATCGACGAAAAGGGGCAGGCGGGCCTCATCATCCCGGCCGATTATACGGCGAAGCTGCTTGCCGGCGGGCAGTCCCAGATTCAGATCTATGAGCTCAAGGCATCCGAAACGTCCGTTACGCTGAAAATGAAAGCCTCGGAGCTGGGGGACCGCCTCCGCGTACTCGCCTCCGCCGCAAGCCAGGCTTCGGGAGGCACGGCGGAAGTCCGCCTGGCGTCGGTGCTTGAGCAGGCCGGCAAACATCAGGTGGGCAGCGTCCGTACCGACTACAATTTGTATCCGCGCACCGGAATGGATACGGTGACCGGGTTTATGCTGATGTTCCTCATGGCGATGGTTACCAGCTCCGTATCCTTCATCATGGATGACCGCAAGCAGCGGACCATGATGCGCATGTACAGCGCTCCGGTCCGCTCCTATGAAATTGCGATCGGCAATTTCCTGGGCAGCCTCACGGTCGGTATCATCCAGGTCGCAGCAGTGCTTGCAATTGCCCGCTTCGGACTGGGGTACAATTTCGGCGTGCCGATGTCGATCTATTTCCTGGCCCTTGCCGGATTCATGCTGGTGTCCATGGGACTCGCCAGCACGGCGGCCGGACTGATCCGCAACCCGAACAACACGGGCATGCTCAACGCGCTGATTCTGACGCCGACCTGCATGCTGGGCGGCTGCTTCTGGCCGATCTCGATCATGCCCGATTACATGCAGAAAGCCGCGAATTTCGTCCCCCAGAAATGGGCGATCGAAGCCGCCGAGCTGGCCGCGACGGGCAGCGGCTGGAGCGAGCTGTGGCTGCCCTTCGCCGTGCTCGGTCTGATGGCTGCCGTTCTGCTGGCCATCGGCTCGGCCATCCTGCGTCCCAGCGAGGCAGCCATTTGA